The window CCAGCTGGAGGGCGCGGAGGCCATCTTCGAGAAGCTCGCGCTGGAGCACCCGGCCACCTACTACGGGCTGATGGCGCGCGCGCAGCTGGGCGAGGTGGACAAGGAGCGCCTGGAGCGCATCGCGCCGCAGCTGGTGTTCACCGCGGAGACGGCCAGCCCGTGGCCCATGCACACCGGGCCCATCATGGAGAAGGATCCGCACTTCCTGGCCGGCGTGGAGCTGCTGCGCATGGGCTTCCCGGAGGCCGTGTCCTCCGAGCTGCTGGCCGTCAACCGCAACGGCCTGCCCGCCGAGTCCGCACGGCTGATCGTCCACCTGCTGTCCATGGCCGGGGACGAGCGCGCCGCGCACGCCGTGGCCCGCGTGGCGCTGCGTCGCGACTTGAGCGGTCGCATCACCCCGCGCACCCGTCCGGTGTGGGAGATCGCCTATCCGAACGCGTACCGGGAGATGATCGAGAAGCACACCAAGGACGCCGGGGTGGAGCCGGATCTGCTCCAGGCGCTGATGCGCGAGGAGAGCGCGCTGGATCCCAAGGCGCTGTCCTGGGCCGGAGCGCTGGGGCTCACCCAGCTCATGCCGGCCACGGCGAAGTCGGTGGCCGCGCAGCTGAAGATCAAGCGCTTCCGCGTCGAGTCCCTGCTGGAGCCGGACCTCAACATCCGCCTGGGCGCGCACTACCTGGGAGAGCTCATCCGGAAGTTCGACGGCAACACCCCGTACGCGGTGGGCAGCTACAACGCGGGCTCCGGCGCCATCAACCGCTGGCGCTCCGAGCGCAAGGGCATGCCGCTGGATGCGTGGGTGGAGGAGGTGCCGATCGCCGAGACGCGCGGCTACATCAAGCGCGTGCTGCGCTCCTACAACACCTACCAGCTCCTCTATGGTCGGACCGGCAAGGTCCCCATGGTCAAGTCCGCCGGGCTGTTGCCGGCGAAGCGCTGAGGCACACACTTCGAGGGGCCTGGTCGCCGACTTCGGCCGAACTGGTCTGCTGGTAGGACCAGTTGGTACGCCGCTCGCGCCGGCTGGCGCCCGGCTCCCGGGTCTCCTAGACTCGGGGGCGTGGACGCACCGTCGAATAGTGGGAACGGCGGAAAGAACGCGCTCCTGCGCTCCCTGCCGTCCATCGAGCAGCTGCTTCACCGGCCGTCGTTGCAGTCACGGCTGGCGGGACTGCCTCGTGCCCGAGCCGTCGCGGCCCTGCGACTGGCCGTGGAGCAGGTCCGGGCCCGGCTGCTGAGTGGAGACGCTCGCCCCTTCGAGGACTCGGACGTGGACGCGGCCCTGCGCCAGCTGGCCACCCCGAACCTGCGCCCCGTGCTCAACGCCACCGGCGTGGTGCTGCACACCAACCTGGGCCGCGCGCCGCTCGCTCCGGAGGCCGTGGCCCGCGTGGCGGCGGTGGCTCGGGGCTACTCCAACCTCGAGTACGATCTCGACGAGGGCGAGCGCGGCAGCCGCTATGCCCCCGTCATCGGCCTGCTCACCGAGCTGACGGGCGCGGAGGACGCGGTCGTCGTCAACAACTGCGCGGGCGCGGTGCTCCTGGTGCTCGCGTCGCTGGCCTCGGGGCGCGAGTGCATCGTCTCGCGCGGGGAGCTGGTGGAGATCGGCGGAGGCTTCCGCGTGCCGGACGTCATGCGCCAGTCCGGCGCCAGGCTCGTCGAGGTGGGCACCACCAACCGCACCCGCCGCTCCGACTACGAGTCCGCGCTCACGCCGGACACCGCCCTGCTGGTGAAGGTGCACCGCTCCAACTTCGCGCTGGTGGGCTTCACGGAGGAGGTGGGCGTGGAGGAGCTGGCCGCGCTCGGCCGCGCGCGCGGGGTGCCGGTGTTCCAGGATCTCGGCTCGGGCGCGCTGGTGCCGCTGGAGGGCGAGGGGCTCACCTCCGAGCTCACGGTGAAGCAGGCCGTGGAGGCCGGCGCGGACGTGGTGGCCTTCTCCGGCGACAAGCTGCTGGGAGGCCCCCAGGCGGGCATCATCGTGGGGCGCAAGGCGCTGCTGGCCCGCATCAAGTCGCACCCGCTCACCCGCGCGCTGCGGGTGGACAAGATGACGGTGGCCGCGCTGGAGGCCACCCTGGAGCTGTACCGGGACGGCCGTCCTCAGGCGGTGCCCACCTGGCGCCTGCTCTCCCAGCAGCCAGAGGAACTGCGCGCACGCGCCGAGCGCCTCGAGGGGCTGCTGGCCGCGCGCCATGTCCCGGTTCGTGTGGTCGCGGTGTCGGGGCAGGTAGGCGGGGGGGCGATGCCGCTGGCCCGATTGCCTTCCTTCGCGTGCATCCTCAAAGTTGGGGAGCCGGATGTATTCCTGGCGCGCCTGCGAGAAGCCGAGGCGCCGGTTATTGGAAGGATAGCGGACGGTGAGGTCGTCCTCGACGTCCGTTGTCTCGCGGAGGAGGAACTCGGATTGGTTGCCGAGGCCGTCGTCGGCACCGCCAGACAGGAAAGCCGCCCATGATCGAAAGCGCCGTCCTGGTCCTCAACCGGAACTACCAACCGGTCCACGTCACCTCGGTGAAGCGAGCCTTCTCGCTGCTGTACCAGGGCGTGGCCAAAGCCATCGACGCCCAGTACAAGCTCTACGAGTTCGAGGACTGGGCCGCCCTGAGCGCCACGCACGACTGCATCACCACGGTGAACCGCTCCATCCGAGTGCCGCGCGTGCTGGTGCTCTCCGCGTACGAGTACCTGCCCAAGGGTCGCGTGCGCTTCTCTCGCCTCAACATCTACGCGCGCGACGCGGACACCTGCCAGTACTGCGGGCGGACCCTCCCGCGCTCGGAGCTGAACCTGGATCACGTGCTGCCCAGGTGCGAGGGCGGCAAGACGACGTGGGAGAACGTCGTCTGCTCCTGCGTGCCCTGCAACCTGAGGAAGGGCGGGCGCACTCCCGAGCAGGCCGGCATGAAGCTCCTGCGTAAACCTTTCCGTCCCCGGTGGACGCCGCTGTTCCGCGGCGCCATCCGGCGCGTCACCTACCGCGAGTGGCTTCCGTTCCTGCGAGTGGAGGATGCCTCGTACTGGAACGTCGAACTGCTCGACGAGTAGCGCCCTGTCTCCCCGCAGCCTGGCGCCTGGCCGGCTGTGGCCGATTCCGGACTGATGGAGTCCCCCCTGGCGCACGGGTGTCCGTGCGCAGGAGTCCGGACCGGGGCGCGCCTTCCTTGGCGGACCGCCCCCAGGGAAGGGGAGACACGTGAGAGAGGCAAACCGTCTGCTGTTGTTGGGCGCGCTCGCGGTGGCGTTCAGCATCGTGGGGTGTGACTGCGGGGGAGATGATCCGCCGCCCGAAGAGACCCCCGATGGAGGGAGCCAGACGGATGGAGGCGTGCTCCCGGTCCCCGACGCGGGGCCCGGCTCGGAGTGTCTGCTCGAGGGGGCCACGTGCAGCCGCACCTCCGGCAACCAGTGCTGTACCGGCGTGTGCGGGGACGACGGGCGCTGTCCGCCTCCCAATATCCTGTGCCGCAGCGCGGGCGAGGCCTGCCAGACGGGCGGCGACTGCTGCACCAACATCTGTGAGAACGGCACCTGCGCCACCAACCTGTGCCGCGACGTGGGCCAGGCGTGCACCGGCGCCGAGCAGTGCTGCACCAAGGTCTGCACCAACGGCACGTGCGCGGACATCCCCGGCAGCTCCTCCCAGTGCAAGGTGCTGGGCCAGGCCTGCGGGGCGGACTCCGACTGCTGCTCCACCAACTGCCAGGGCGGCCTGTGCACCCGCGCCTATACCTGCAAGGGCTACGGGGACGTGTGCCAGACCAACGCGGAGTGCTGCGGCAACGCGTGCTCGGCGCCTCCGGGCGGCGTGGGCCGCTGCGAGTTCGTCACCGGCGGTGGCGGTGGCGGGTGCCGGCAGGACGGCAACCCGTGCTCGGATCCGTCCACGTGCTGCTCGCGCACCTGCGTGGATCTGGGCTACGGCGCAACGGTCTGCCAGCCCGTGGGTGGCTGCAAGCTCACCGGCAACTTTTGCGGCGACAACGACGACTGCTGCGGCGGCGGCGTGAACCCCAACGGCTCGGTGAGGTGCGCCGGCGGCCGGTGCGACAACGGCAGCGCCTGCAACGGCGTGGGCAACATCTGTGGCTCCGGCAAGCTGCCTGACGGTGGCACCACGGACATCAACGCCTCGCAGAACTGCTGCGACGGCAAGAAGGCCGTGTGCAAGGTGGACTCGTCCGGCGTGCCGCGCTGCTTCGGCGGCGGCCAGATCACGGGCTGCAACGAGGGCTACACCGGGACGCCGCCGTGCTGCATCCAGGACAACCAGACGTGCCAGTTCTCCGATCAGTGCTGCAACGGCGCCCTGTGCCTGCCCAACGGCAGCGGGACGCTGTCCTGCCAGCGGCCAACGTGCTCTCCGCTGGGCTCGTCCTGCCAGAAGGGCGCGGACGGGGGCTCGGCGTGCTGCGCCGGCACGGAGTGCCGGGCGACGGACGAGGTCAACTTCGCCTGCCAGGCGCCCAGGCCGCCCACCGGGGGCACGGATGGCGGCACGGCCGGCCCGGATGGCGGCTCGGGGACGCCGGACGCGGGGCCGACGTGCAAGGCCAACGAGACGGCCTGCACCTCGCCCTCCCAGTGCTGCTCGGGCATCTGCACGGGCGGTCTGTGCAAGCCGCCCTCCCTGTGCCAGCCGCAGAGCGGGGCCTGCACCTCGGGGGCGGACTGCTGCCAGGGCCTGCGCTGCGAGGTGCCCAACGGGGCCACCACGGGCTCCTGCCAGCCGGGCGCTACCTGCTCGGCCAGCGGCCAGGCGTGCTCCACCACCAGCCCCTGCTGCGCCGGGCTGAACTGCCTGGGAGAGAACACCGGCAATACGTGTAATGGCTCGGAGCCCTGTGTCTGCACGGTGATCATCCTGTAGCGGGGTCAGGGAGTCGACGCGGAGGGCAGGACGGGTTTTGATGCGGGCGCTTTGAAGCCCGCACCTTCCGCCACCGCGTCGATCACCCCTGTTCCCTCTCCGAGTGCCGGTCCGCCCGGACTCTCCAAGCGCGCCCGTCCGCGGCGAGTCATCGCCGTGGGCGGCGGCAAGGGGGGGATCGGCAAGACGCTCGTCTCGGCCAACCTCGGGGTGGCCCTGGCCCAGGCCGGCATGCGCGTGCTGCTGGTGGATGCCGATCTGGGCGGGGCCAACCTGCACACCTGCCTCGGGGTAGGTCAGCCCAGCGCCACGCTGTCGGACTTCGTCCGCAACAGCAAGGTGGCCATCGAGAACATCATCATCCCCACGGGCGTGCCGCAGCTGTCGCTGATCGCCGGCGCGCAGGACGTGCTGGACGCGGCCAACATCAAGTACGCGCAGAAGCAGAAGCTGCTGCGCACGCTGCTGGCCCAGCCGGTGGACTACCTGCTGCTGGATCTGGGCGCCGGCACCAGCTTCAACACCCTGGACTTCTTCCTGGTGGCGGACCACGGCGTGCTGGTGGTGCTGCCGGAGCCCACCGCGGTGGAGAACGCGTACCGCTTCGTGAAGGCGGCCTTCTTCCGCCGGCTCCAGCAGGTGGAGGCCCAGTACGGCATCGAGGATCTCGTGGAGAGCGCCCTCACCACGCGCGAGGGAGCGCTGCGCACGCCGCACGACTTCATCGCCCAGGTGCGCCAGCAGGATCCGGCGGCGGGGGCGCGGCTGGAGCGGGATCTGCAGTCGTTCCGCATCCGCCTGGTGGTGAACCAGGCCCGCACGGACGCGGACATGAACGTGGGCACCGCCGTGGTGTCCGCGTGGAAGAAGTTCTTCGGCCTGGAGATGGATGATCTGGGGGCCATTCGTTACGACGACGAGGCGTGGCGCGCGGTGCGCAAGCGCCGGCCCGTGCTCCTGGAGCGGCCCGACTCGCCCGCCGCCCTGAGCCTCCAGCGCATCGCCGGGCGTATCCTGACCATCGACGGTAACGGCAGCGGTTCCTCCACACCATGAAGCCCTTCGAGCAGCAGACCTACTACGAGCTCCTCGAGATCCCCGTCACCGCACCGGAGGCGGAGATCCGCGCGGCCTATGCGCGCGCGATCGAGACGTACTCGCCCGACTCCGTCGCGGTGTACACGCTGGTGGACCCGGGGCAGATCGACGCCCTGCGCGCCCGCCTCACCGAGGCGATGGAGATCCTCACCGAGCCGGACCTGCGCGCCGAGTACGATCGGATGATCGGCGTGAGCTCCGGCGCGAGCGCCGTGGTGACCCTGGCGCCCGCGCTGGCGGCGGCCGCCCAGGCCTCCTCGCCCCAGGACTCGGCCCCATCCAAGTCCTCCTCCAAAGCCCCCGCGAGCGCGCCGGCTTCCGCTCCCGCGGCGACGCCTCCCTCGAGCGAGGCGCGCGCTGAGTCGGTTCCTACGGCCGCGGCGCCGGTGCCTGCTCCAGCGCCTGCCGCGCCCGAGCCGTCTGCTCCGGCGGTGGCTGCTGCCGCGCCCGAGGCTCCGACCGCTCCCGCTCCAGCGGCTGCGTCCCCGGCGACCGCTCCCACCGTCACCCAGGCGCCGGAACCGGCCGCGCCCCCGCCGGCGGCGGCCCCCACGGCGACTCCCGCGGAGCCCGCCCCCGCCCAGAAGGGCACGGAGGCCGAGCCACCCCCCGCCATGCCCATCGCGCCTCCCGGGCAGTTCGTGCTCCCGGGCGGGGTGACGCCGAGCCAGATCCACGCGGCGTTCCGCAGCTACGCCATCTCCTACGTGCCGGTCCTGGTGCCTGCGCCTTCGCTGTCCACGGGCTCCGCGTTCTTCTCTCCGTTCTCGCCCCCGGCGCAGACGGAGGCGCCTCCGCCCGCGCCGGAGGTGGCTCAGGCGAAGGCTGCCGCGCCATCGGCTCCTGCCGCGCCACCCGCTCCAGAGGCCCCTGCCTCCCAGGCTCCGACGCCTGCCACCGAGCCGGCCGAGGCCGCTCCTCGGACCCCGAGCGTTGCCGCGCCCGTGGCCAGCGCTCCTATCGCCGAGCCTTCCCCGGCCCCCTCGGCTCCTGCCGCCGCGGCGGAGCCCCTGCCCGTCCCGCCCGCGCAGGCGGCCGCCGAGCCTCCGCGCGCTCCGGAGCCCACGCCCCCGCCCGCGCAGGCCGCCCCCGAGCCGTCTGCTCCCGTGGTCGTGCACCACGACGACGACGAGGTCTCCGGCATGCGCGCGCCGATGCCGAAGCCTGGAGAGGGCCCGTCCGCCGCCAGGCCGGCCACTGCGCCGCACGCCCAGCCGGGGCGGCCCGGCAGAACCTTCGTCACGCCTCCGCCGCTGCCTCTGGGAGGCCGCCGTTCCCACCGCCCGTCGCCCACGGAGCCGCCGGCGGCCACGGCCGCTGACGCAGGCAAGGGGAGTGCTCGCCCGGCGCATGCCGCGGGCACGAGCCTGGATGAAGCCCAGCAGCTCGCCCAGGAGTCCGCGATCGCGACGGCCGAGGCCGCGCTCGCCCAGGTGGCGGCGAAGGCGCGCGAGCCCAGGCCCAAGCCCGTCGAGCTGCCGCCCAACACCGAGTTCAACGGCGAGCTGCTGCGGCGGGTGCGCGAGAGCCGCAACCTGTCCCTCGCCCAGCTGGCCGAGCGCACGCGCATCTCCTCCAAGCACCTGGAGAACGTGGAAGCCGACCGCTACGCCGCGCTCCCGGCCACGGTGTACCTGCGCGGCATCCTCATGAACATCGCGCGTGAGCTCGGGCTGGATCCGCTCCGAGTGTCGAGGAGTTATCTGGCCCTGGCCGCGGATCCGAAGAAGAAGTGAGACGCCCACACCTGCGGTGAAGTAGGACGTGGAAGCAATGTTGACTCCCCGCATTGCCGTGCATATGAAAGAAGTGCAATGACAGAAGAAGAAAAGGTCAAAGCGATGCGGCTCGCCCGCGCGATCGCCTCGGATATCTCGCTCTACAACGAGCAGAAGATCATCAAGGGCATCGAGCAGGACAACCTCTTCGAGATCCTGAAGGACGAGCTGGACGAGGGGCGCGAGCTCTACAAGAGCCGCGTGAGCTCCGAGATCTTCACCCGGGCCAACTTCTTCGAGCGGGCCATCAACGACATCGTGCTGCGCTCGAAGGCGCACGTGAAGTCGAAGATTTGGTAGCCGCCGAGGCGCGCGAGCACCGAGCCCCGCCCGAGGCCCGAGGCGAGCGGCTGGATCAGCACCTCGCGCGCACGTTCCCCGATCTCACCCGCTCCCGCATCCAGGGGCTGATCGAAGCCGGCCACGTGCTGGCGGACGGTCGCCCCGCGAAGGCGGCGCTGCGCCTGCGGGGTGGGGAGCTGCTCTGCGTGCACATCCCCGCGCCCGTGGCGGCCGTGCCGCTGGCGGAGGAGCTGCCGCTGGAGGTGCTGCACGAGGATCGGGACCTGGTGGTGGTGAACAAGGCGGCGGGCATGGTGGTGCACCCGGGAGCGGGGCACGCGTCCGGGACGCTGGTGAACGCGCTGCTGCACCGGGTGAAGGATCTCGCCGGAGTGGGCGGAGAGCTGCGCCCGGGGATCGTCCACCGCCTGGACAAGGACACGACGGGGTGCCTCGTCGTGGCGAAGAACGAGAAGACGCTCGTCGCGCTGCAGAAGGCCTTCAAGACGCGCGCGGTGGAGAAGACGTACCTGGCGCTGGTGCACGGGCACCCGAAGCCGGAGGGGCGCATCGAGACGCTGTACGGGCGGCACCCGGTGCACCGGCAGAAGTTCACGGGCAAGGTGAAGGAGGGCAAGCCGGCCATCACGGTGTTCCGGACGCGGGAGCTCTTCGAGGGCGCGGCGCTGGTGGAGGTGGATCTGCTGACGGGCCGCACGCACCAGATCCGGGTGCACCTGTCCGAGTCCGGCCACCCGCTGCTGTGCGACGCGCTGTACGGCGCGGGGCGCAAGGCGAAGGGCAGGGTGGCCGAGGCGCAGGAGGCGCTGGGGCGTCAGGCGCTGCACGCGTGGCGGCTGGCCTTCACGCACCCCAGGACGGGCAAGGCGCTGAAGCTGGAGGCGCCCCTGCCCGGGGACTTCGAGTCCGCCATCGCTTGCCTGCGAGGCGCCTGACGAAGCCGGTCAGATCTGCGCCGAGCCGCCATCGGCGAACAGCTCGACGCCGTTGATGAAGCTGCTGTCGTCCGAGGCGAGGAAGGACACCACCTTGGCGATCTCGTCCGGCTGACCCAGCCGCCCCAGGGGAATGGTGGACAGCAGCTGGGCCTTGAGCTGCGCCTTCTGCTCCGGCGTCTTCGCCAGCGAGTCGAGTCCCGGGGTGTCGATCGGCCCGGGGCTGACGACGTTGACGCGGAGCTTTCGCTCCTTCAGCTCGAGGATCCACGAGCGGGCGAAGGATCGCACGGCGGCCTTGGTCGCGGCGTACACGCTGAAGGCCGCGACGCCCTTGATGGAGACGTTCGAGGCATTGAGGATGATCGAGCCGCCCTCGCGCAGCAGCGGGAGCGCCTTCTGCACGGTGAAGACCACCCCCTTCACGTTGCTGTCGAAGGTGGCGTCGAAGTGCTCCTCGGTGATGTCGCTCAGCGGGAGGAACTCGCCGCCGCCGGCGTTGGTGAAGAGGATGTCGATGTGCCCGGCCTCCCGCTTCACCGTGGCGTACAGCCGGTCCAGATCGGCGAGCTTGGAGGTGTCGCCCTGCACGCCGATGGCGTTCTTTCCAATCCGCTTCACCGCCGCGTCCAGCTCGCCCTGACGCCGGCCCGTGATGAACACCCGCGCTCCCTCGTTGGCCAGGCGCTGTGCCGCGGCGAAGCCGATGCCCGAGGTACCACCCGTGACGACAGCCACCTTCCCTTGGTGCTTGCTCATGACCTTCCGTCCTTTCGACCGCCGAGCCCGGCTTGCCTTCGCTTCCGCCCGGCTCTACATCTATTGATGACGGTCACCATCATTGGTTGCGGCTCTTTAATGATGACCGTCATTTTAGTTGTCAACCGAACCTGCTCCGCTCTCGGGCGGAAGGAGGAGGAACGATGCGACTCACCCAGGAGCAGGCGGCGGAGAACCGCCGGAAGATCCTCGAGACCGCGGGGCGGCTCTTTCGGGAGCGCGGGTTCGATGGAGTGGGGGTCGCGGACCTGATGAAGGCCGCGGGCTTCACGCACGGGGGCTTCTACAACCACTTCCCGTCCAAGCAGGCGCTGGCCGCGGAGGCCTGCTCGGGAGCCTTCGAGCGATCGGCCTCGAAGCTGGCGTGTGAGCTCGAGCAGGCACCGGCCCGCGCCTGGAGGGACTTCCTGGAGCACTACCTCTCACCCGAGCACCGCGATGATCCCGGGCAGGGGTGTACCCTTGCCGCGCTGGCGGCCGACGCGGGGCGGCAGGGCAAGGAGGTCCAGGAGAGCTTCTCCGAGGGGCTCGAGAAGGTCTTCGCGCTGGCCCAGGAGCACCTGTCCACGGCGGCTCCCGACAAGCGCAAGGGGACGGAGGCCTCGACGCGCGAGCGCG of the Hyalangium gracile genome contains:
- the selA gene encoding L-seryl-tRNA(Sec) selenium transferase, which produces MDAPSNSGNGGKNALLRSLPSIEQLLHRPSLQSRLAGLPRARAVAALRLAVEQVRARLLSGDARPFEDSDVDAALRQLATPNLRPVLNATGVVLHTNLGRAPLAPEAVARVAAVARGYSNLEYDLDEGERGSRYAPVIGLLTELTGAEDAVVVNNCAGAVLLVLASLASGRECIVSRGELVEIGGGFRVPDVMRQSGARLVEVGTTNRTRRSDYESALTPDTALLVKVHRSNFALVGFTEEVGVEELAALGRARGVPVFQDLGSGALVPLEGEGLTSELTVKQAVEAGADVVAFSGDKLLGGPQAGIIVGRKALLARIKSHPLTRALRVDKMTVAALEATLELYRDGRPQAVPTWRLLSQQPEELRARAERLEGLLAARHVPVRVVAVSGQVGGGAMPLARLPSFACILKVGEPDVFLARLREAEAPVIGRIADGEVVLDVRCLAEEELGLVAEAVVGTARQESRP
- a CDS encoding HNH endonuclease, whose product is MIESAVLVLNRNYQPVHVTSVKRAFSLLYQGVAKAIDAQYKLYEFEDWAALSATHDCITTVNRSIRVPRVLVLSAYEYLPKGRVRFSRLNIYARDADTCQYCGRTLPRSELNLDHVLPRCEGGKTTWENVVCSCVPCNLRKGGRTPEQAGMKLLRKPFRPRWTPLFRGAIRRVTYREWLPFLRVEDASYWNVELLDE
- a CDS encoding P-loop NTPase, whose amino-acid sequence is MKPAPSATASITPVPSPSAGPPGLSKRARPRRVIAVGGGKGGIGKTLVSANLGVALAQAGMRVLLVDADLGGANLHTCLGVGQPSATLSDFVRNSKVAIENIIIPTGVPQLSLIAGAQDVLDAANIKYAQKQKLLRTLLAQPVDYLLLDLGAGTSFNTLDFFLVADHGVLVVLPEPTAVENAYRFVKAAFFRRLQQVEAQYGIEDLVESALTTREGALRTPHDFIAQVRQQDPAAGARLERDLQSFRIRLVVNQARTDADMNVGTAVVSAWKKFFGLEMDDLGAIRYDDEAWRAVRKRRPVLLERPDSPAALSLQRIAGRILTIDGNGSGSSTP
- a CDS encoding helix-turn-helix domain-containing protein, whose amino-acid sequence is MKPFEQQTYYELLEIPVTAPEAEIRAAYARAIETYSPDSVAVYTLVDPGQIDALRARLTEAMEILTEPDLRAEYDRMIGVSSGASAVVTLAPALAAAAQASSPQDSAPSKSSSKAPASAPASAPAATPPSSEARAESVPTAAAPVPAPAPAAPEPSAPAVAAAAPEAPTAPAPAAASPATAPTVTQAPEPAAPPPAAAPTATPAEPAPAQKGTEAEPPPAMPIAPPGQFVLPGGVTPSQIHAAFRSYAISYVPVLVPAPSLSTGSAFFSPFSPPAQTEAPPPAPEVAQAKAAAPSAPAAPPAPEAPASQAPTPATEPAEAAPRTPSVAAPVASAPIAEPSPAPSAPAAAAEPLPVPPAQAAAEPPRAPEPTPPPAQAAPEPSAPVVVHHDDDEVSGMRAPMPKPGEGPSAARPATAPHAQPGRPGRTFVTPPPLPLGGRRSHRPSPTEPPAATAADAGKGSARPAHAAGTSLDEAQQLAQESAIATAEAALAQVAAKAREPRPKPVELPPNTEFNGELLRRVRESRNLSLAQLAERTRISSKHLENVEADRYAALPATVYLRGILMNIARELGLDPLRVSRSYLALAADPKKK
- a CDS encoding RluA family pseudouridine synthase — encoded protein: MVAAEAREHRAPPEARGERLDQHLARTFPDLTRSRIQGLIEAGHVLADGRPAKAALRLRGGELLCVHIPAPVAAVPLAEELPLEVLHEDRDLVVVNKAAGMVVHPGAGHASGTLVNALLHRVKDLAGVGGELRPGIVHRLDKDTTGCLVVAKNEKTLVALQKAFKTRAVEKTYLALVHGHPKPEGRIETLYGRHPVHRQKFTGKVKEGKPAITVFRTRELFEGAALVEVDLLTGRTHQIRVHLSESGHPLLCDALYGAGRKAKGRVAEAQEALGRQALHAWRLAFTHPRTGKALKLEAPLPGDFESAIACLRGA
- a CDS encoding SDR family NAD(P)-dependent oxidoreductase — translated: MSKHQGKVAVVTGGTSGIGFAAAQRLANEGARVFITGRRQGELDAAVKRIGKNAIGVQGDTSKLADLDRLYATVKREAGHIDILFTNAGGGEFLPLSDITEEHFDATFDSNVKGVVFTVQKALPLLREGGSIILNASNVSIKGVAAFSVYAATKAAVRSFARSWILELKERKLRVNVVSPGPIDTPGLDSLAKTPEQKAQLKAQLLSTIPLGRLGQPDEIAKVVSFLASDDSSFINGVELFADGGSAQI
- a CDS encoding TetR/AcrR family transcriptional regulator; amino-acid sequence: MRLTQEQAAENRRKILETAGRLFRERGFDGVGVADLMKAAGFTHGGFYNHFPSKQALAAEACSGAFERSASKLACELEQAPARAWRDFLEHYLSPEHRDDPGQGCTLAALAADAGRQGKEVQESFSEGLEKVFALAQEHLSTAAPDKRKGTEASTRERAIQMMSEVVGAVVLARAVAEADPELSDEILEASRRKFLK